In Oncorhynchus nerka isolate Pitt River linkage group LG21, Oner_Uvic_2.0, whole genome shotgun sequence, the following are encoded in one genomic region:
- the LOC115104154 gene encoding formin-like protein 1 produces MGNAAGGIEQADGREAKHSVGSGTGLSDPTPTLQKKQSAPPKLPVPPEDELEERFSVVLSYMNLPPDKLKLLSQYDNDKKWELICDQERFQVKNPPSTYLTKIKSFYQDQGGVTRRFKRRVQESTQVLRELEISLRTNHIGWAQEFLNEENQGLDVLVDYLSYAQCDALFDLEGAENGGTLSERGKPVERSMEDLNKSAGSSPTHGMTRAARALTVRITSLAQSRKTQKNSRLSASQRDDVHVCIMCLRAIMNYQSGFNQVMTHPRCVNEITLSLNNKNPRTKALVLELLAAVCLVRGGHDIILAAFDNLKEVSGEKNRFEKLMEYFSNDDSNIDFMVACMQFINIVVHSVENMNFRVHLQYEFTHHGLDQYLESLKLTESEKLQVQIQAYLDNVFDVGALLEDAENRGGVLEHVDELQEHNSQLSARLEEIESQSAERMAELEKQLLQVTKEAELLKESLRDSCSQVSSLQQREREREMSQERERDRERLSQPSSELELKVQELQERGLIRLGRTPSGALDLQVVPVTIIEYAPAPASEPRLSSTGPTAPGPDIPDATPSSAISAVPPPPPPPPPGPGGPAPPPPPPPPPPPPLPGSGGPPPPPHPPPPPHGSGGPPPPPPGGGPPPPPPPPGAGPPPPPGAPPSGDSQAGGKSRKPIQTKFRMPLLNWQALKPNQVTGTVFHELDDEQVLGELNMEAFEEQFKTKAQGPPAALSTLKVKVAQKAPSKVNLIEGNKAKNLAITLRKGGRSPADICTAIETYDQQALGLDFLELLERFVPSDYELKLLQNYEKEGRPLDDLAEEDRFMMRFGKIPRLAQRISTLTFMGNFPESVKRLQPQLDSMIAASMSIKSSAKLKKMLEIILAFGNYMNSSKRGAAYGFRLQSLDLLLDTKSTDRSQTLLHFISSIVQEKYPELNNFHTELQFVDKAGLVSLDSILQGIRSLERGMEVTKKEFLVQEDNTVLKDFVKTNSELLDSLLKDSKTAQEAYGSVVEYFGENPKTTQPSMFFPPFVRFMKAYKQAEKDNEQKKRLEAQSSENQAESPSPRKKEAAGHKSPMMPKMDLIAELKKRQVKPQVKDGALEDIITDLRNSPFRATDGRRPAQRQDT; encoded by the exons ATGGGGAATGCGGCGGGGGGAATAGAGCAGGCCGATGGCAGGGAGGCCAAGCACTCTGTGGGGTCAGGAACGGGCCTGAGTGACCCCACCCCGACCCTGCAGAAGAAGCAGTCTGCTCCCCCCAAGCTGCCCGTGCCCCCAGAGGACGAGCTGGAGGAGCGCTTCAGTGTGGTTCTG AGCTATATGAACTTGCCTCCAGACAAGCTGAAGCTGTTGAGTCAGTATGACAATGACAAGAAGTGGGAGCTGATCTGTGATCAG GAGCGGTTCCAAGTGAAGAACCCTCCCTCTACCTATCTGACCAAGATCAAGAGCTTCTATCAGGACCAAGGAGGAGTGACCCGCAGG TTCAAGAGGCGGGTCCAGGAGTCCACCCAGGTATTGAGAGAGCTGGAGATCTCCCTCCGCACTAATCATATTGG cTGGGCCCAGGAGTTTCTGAATGAGGAGAACCAGGGTTTGGATGTATTGGTGGATTACCTGTCCTACGCCCAGTGTGACGCTTT GTTTGACCTGGAGGGTGCTGAGAATGGGGGAACACTGTCAGAGAGagggaagccagtggagaggtcCATGGAGGACCTGAATAAGAGTGCAGGAAGCTCCCCTACACATGGCATGACCAGAGCAGCCCGCGCCCTGACCGTACG AATAACCTCTCTGGCCCAGAGTAGGAAAACTCAGAAGAACTCTCGACTCTCGGCCAGTCAGAGGGACGACGTCCATGTGTGCATCATGTGTCTGCGTGCCATCATGAactaccag TCGGGCTTCAACCAAGTTATGACTCACCCACGCTGTGTCAACGAGATCACTCTCAGTCTCAACAACAAGAACCCCAG AACCAAAGCCCTGGTGTTGGAGCTGTTGGCTGCTGTGTGTCTTGTGAGGGGCGGTCATGACATCATTCTCGCCGCCTTCGACAACCTCAAGGAG GTGAGCGGAGAGAAGAACCGCTTTGAGAAACTGATGGAGTACTTTAGCAACGATGACAGCAACATTGACTTCATG GTGGCCTGCATGCAGTTCATTAACATTGTGGTGCATTCGGTGGAGAATATGAACTTCCGTGTGCACCTGCAATATGAGTTCACTCACCACGGACTGGACCAGTACCTAGAG tctctgaAGCTGACGGAGAGTGAGAAGCTGCAGGTTCAGATTCAGGCCTACCTGGACAACGTGTTTGATGTGGGGGCTCTGCTGGAGGATGCAGAGAACAGGGGTGGCGTACTGGAGCATGTGGACGAACTGCAGGAGCACAACTCACAG CTGAGTGCCAGGCTAGAGGAGATTGAGAGCCAGTCTGCAGAGAGGATGGCTGAACTGGAGAAACAGCTCCTCCAAGTCACCAAGGAGGCAGAGCTGCTCAAG GAGAGCCTGCGGGACTCCTGTTCCCAGGTCAGTTCTCTGCagcaaagagagagggaaagggagatgaGCCAGGAGAGGGAGCGGGACAGAGAACGTCTAAGCCAGCCCTCCTCTGAGCTAGAACTCAAGGTGCAGGAGCTGCAGGAGCGAGGGCTGATCCGCCTGGGACGCACCCCCTCTGGGGCCCTAGACCTCCAGGTGGTGCCTGTCACCATCATCGAGTACGCACCCGCCCCAGCCTCTGAGCCCCGGCTCAGCTCCACGGGACCCACTGCCCCTGGCCCAGACATCCCCGATGCCACTCCCTCCTCAGCCATCTCTgctgtcccccctcctcctccccccccgcCTCCTGGGCCTGGTGGACCtgctcccccaccccctccacctcctcctcctcctcctcccctgcctgGCTCCGGTggcccacctccccctcctcatcctcctcctcccccgcaTGGCTCCGGTggcccacctccccctcctcccgggGGAGGTCcgcccccacctcctcctccacccggTGCAGGACCTCCGCCTCCACCCGGAGCCCCACCTTCTGGAGACAGCCAAGCCG gagGTAAAAGCAGGAAACCCATCCAGACTAAGTTCCGGATGCCTTTGCTCAACTGGCAGGCACTGAAGCCCAACCAGGTGACTGGCACGGTCTTCCACGAGTTGGACGACGAGCAGGTCTTAGGG GAGCTGAATATGGAGGCGTTTGAGGAGCAGTTTAAGACCAAGGCCCAGGGTCCTCCTGCAGCTCTGTCCACTCTTAAGGTCAAGGTGGCCCAGAAGGCCCCCAGCAAGGTCAACCTGATCGAGGGCAACAAGGCCAAGAACCTGGCCATCACGCTACGCAAGGGAGGCAGGAGCCCCGCAGACATCTGCACAGCTATCGAGAC gtatGACCAGCAGGCGTTGGGGCTGGACTTCCTGGAGCTGCTGGAGAGGTTTGTCCCGTCAGACTACGAGCTGAAGCTCCTCCAGAACTACGAGAAGGAGGGCCGTCCGCTGGATGATCTGGCAGAGGAGGACCGCTTCATGATGCGCTTTGGGAAGATCCCCCGTCTGGCCCAGCGAATCAGCACCCTCACCTTCATGGGCAACTTCCCCGAGAGCGTCAAACGTCTGCAGCCG CAACTGGACTCCATGATCGCAGCATCCATGTCCATTAAGTCCTCGGCCAAGCTGAAGAAGATGTTAGAG ATCATCCTAGCCTTTGGGAACTACATGAACAGCAGTAAGAGGGGTGCAGCCTATGGGTTCCGCCTGCAGAGTCTGGACCTG CTGCTGGACACCAAGTCTACAGACCGCTCCCAGACCCTGCTACACTTCATCTCCAGCATCGTCCAGGAGAAATACCCTGAACTCAACAACTTCCACACTGAGCTGCAATTTGTGGACAAGGCTGGCCTAG TGTCTCTGGACAGTATTCTTCAGGGTATTCGCTCTCTGGAGAGGGGAATGGAAGTGACCAAGAAGGAGTTCCTGGTGCAGGAAGACAACACCGTGCTGAAGGACTTTGTCAAGACAAACAGTGAATTACTGGACTCATTACTCAAAGACAGCAAGACCGCTCAG GAGGCGTATGGCTCGGTGGTGGAGTATTTTGGAGAGAACCCCAAGACCACACAACCCTCCATGTTTTTCCCTCCGTTTGTCCGCTTCATGAAGGCCTATAAG CAAGCAGAGAAGGATAATGAACAGAAGAAGAGACTGGAGGCCCAGAGCAGTGAGAACCAAGCAGAGTCTCCCTCCCCTAGAAAGAAAGAGGCTGCAGGACACAAG TCTCCCATGATGCCCAAGATGGACCTGATAGCGGAGCTGAAGAAGAGGCAGGTGAAGCCTCAGGTGAAGGATGGGGCCCTGGAGGACATCATCACAG ACCTGAGGAACTCACCGTTCAGAGCAACAGATGGACGGAGACCAGCACAGCGTCAAGACACCTGA
- the LOC135563646 gene encoding uncharacterized protein LOC135563646, whose translation MHKISTTLPLAHGNSSSSIEPLLSGTKAASFSGRLSSSSSASTVFAPGLRKYPQEGALSSLTASSSQAKALLASLSASSLSASSLSAEALLLSSTFRQHRLLREQQRASSLPLPNGRSSNTTTTSTTPSSSSTSPTSTTSSSPSSPTALTSLNLSSVGLKPSGRSLQHSGSNSYKDRGSKTLLKPVSPSNSQ comes from the coding sequence GCCCATgggaacagcagcagcagtattgAGCCCCTCCTGTCAGGCACCAAAGCTGCCAGTTTCTCCGGCCGCCTGTCCTCCTCCAGTTCGGCCTCGACTGTGTTCGCCCCGGGTCTGAGGAAGTATCCCCAGGAGGGGGCGCTGTCTTCCCTGACAGCCTCCTCCAGCCAGGCCAAAGCCCTGCTGGCCAGCCTGTCAGCCTCCAGCCTGTCAGCCTCCAGCCTGAGCGCCGAggccctgctcctctcctccaccttccgcCAGCACCGCCTCCTCCGCGAGCAGCAGCGCGCCTCCTCCCTGCCCCTGCCCAACGGCCGCtcctccaacaccaccaccacctcaaccaccccctcctcttcctccacctcccccacctccaccacctcctcctcaccctcctccccgACCGCCCTGacctccctcaacctctcctccgtgGGGCTCAAGCCCAGCGGCCGCAGCCTGCAGCACTCCGGCTCCAACAGCTACAAGGATCGTGGCAGCAAGACCCTGCTCAAGCCTGTCTCCCCTAGCAACTCACAGTGA